A window of Amycolatopsis australiensis contains these coding sequences:
- a CDS encoding VOC family protein — MVFRDERWPDGTPSWVDLMVPDQAKAVAFYSGLFGWDVQTGGEETGFYGMAQLRGRPVAGIGQTPPGQDVPPVWTTYLSVSDVDKTAAAITEAGGQIVMPVMEVMQEGRMAVAADPAGGVFGLWEPGNHLGTQVTATPGAPAWNECMSRDYPAAKAFYEQVFGYGFQDLSNDEFTYAVLLVDGRPVGGLGGLPESVPAEVPSHWSTYFWAADAEAAAAKAAELGGRVLDEPSDSPYGRQVRLADDQGVTFLVIAPNEQSGKPEGWED, encoded by the coding sequence ATGGTGTTCCGGGACGAGCGGTGGCCCGACGGCACACCCAGCTGGGTGGACCTGATGGTGCCCGATCAGGCGAAAGCGGTGGCGTTCTACAGCGGCCTCTTCGGCTGGGACGTGCAGACGGGCGGTGAGGAGACCGGCTTCTACGGCATGGCCCAGCTGCGGGGCCGCCCGGTCGCCGGGATCGGCCAGACACCGCCGGGACAGGACGTGCCACCGGTGTGGACGACGTACCTGTCGGTGTCCGACGTGGACAAGACAGCCGCGGCGATCACCGAGGCCGGCGGCCAGATCGTCATGCCGGTGATGGAAGTGATGCAGGAAGGCCGGATGGCGGTGGCGGCCGACCCGGCGGGCGGCGTGTTCGGCCTCTGGGAGCCCGGCAACCACCTGGGCACCCAGGTCACGGCGACACCCGGAGCGCCGGCGTGGAACGAATGCATGAGCCGCGACTACCCGGCGGCGAAGGCGTTCTACGAGCAGGTCTTCGGCTACGGCTTCCAGGACCTGTCGAACGACGAGTTCACGTACGCGGTCCTGCTGGTGGACGGCCGCCCGGTCGGCGGCCTCGGCGGCCTGCCGGAGTCGGTGCCGGCGGAGGTGCCGTCCCACTGGTCGACGTATTTCTGGGCGGCGGACGCCGAGGCGGCCGCGGCGAAGGCTGCCGAGCTGGGTGGCCGGGTGCTCGATGAGCCGTCCGACTCGCCTTATGGGCGGCAGGTTCGGCTGGCCGATGACCAGGGGGTGACGTTCTTGGTCATCGCGCCCAATGAGCAGTCCGGGAAGCCTGAGGGCTGGGAGGACTGA
- a CDS encoding class F sortase produces MTTRITSRRGVLIALVVALLAALAVLVLTLGGDDDPGTAQPPPARPVASAQEPQAQHVVAALPKSDPVSIDIPKIGAHSSLIPLGVNADNTIEVPPVTTPLQAGWYSYAPTPGEVGPAVVLGHVDGNHQKGIFFRLKELAPGDRVSITRKDGTTAVFEVTKVHQVPKKDFEREGVYDDTAGPELRLITCGGVFDRSAHNYVDNIVVYARLVEG; encoded by the coding sequence ATGACCACGAGAATCACGAGCAGACGCGGCGTGCTGATCGCCCTCGTCGTCGCGCTGCTGGCCGCATTGGCAGTGCTGGTCCTGACGCTCGGCGGAGACGATGACCCGGGCACCGCGCAGCCGCCGCCCGCCCGGCCGGTCGCGTCCGCGCAGGAACCGCAGGCCCAGCACGTCGTCGCGGCCTTGCCGAAGTCCGATCCCGTCTCGATCGACATCCCGAAGATCGGCGCGCACTCGTCGCTGATCCCGCTCGGCGTCAACGCGGACAACACGATCGAAGTACCGCCGGTGACCACGCCGCTGCAGGCCGGCTGGTACAGCTACGCGCCGACGCCGGGCGAGGTCGGCCCGGCCGTCGTCCTCGGGCACGTCGACGGCAACCACCAGAAGGGCATCTTCTTCCGGCTCAAGGAACTGGCGCCCGGCGACCGCGTCTCGATCACCCGAAAGGATGGCACCACCGCGGTGTTCGAGGTGACGAAGGTTCACCAGGTGCCGAAAAAGGACTTCGAACGCGAAGGCGTTTACGACGACACGGCGGGCCCCGAGCTGCGGCTGATCACCTGCGGCGGTGTCTTCGACCGGAGCGCGCACAACTACGTCGACAACATCGTCGTCTACGCCCGCCTGGTCGAGGGCTGA
- a CDS encoding NAD(P)H-quinone dehydrogenase, with protein MTRIVIMGGGPAGYEAALVAAQHGADVTIVERDGLGGACVLYDCVPSKTFIASSGALAKMHDLGELGINTDLADTSIDLPTVHGRVKGLALAQSADIRARVQREGVRVIIGEARFSDDEPGLATHKVAVTTSEGTETLPADVVLIATGATPRVLPGAVPDGERILDWRQLYELEELPEHLAVIGSGVTGAEFASAYTEMGVKVTVVSSRDRVLPHEDADAAAVLEEVFSQRGTTVAKQARADRVERTEKGVEIFLADGRVIEASHALMTVGSVPNTKDIGLDKVGISPGPGGFITVDRVSRTSVPGIYAAGDCTGVLMLASVASMQGRIAMWHALGEGVAPIKLKTVAANVFTHPEIATVGISQQAIDSGEVPARTIMLPLATNARAKMEGLRRGFVKLFCRPATGVVVGGVVVAPQASELILPIALAVQNQLTVDHLALTFSVYPSLSGSITEAGRQLMRHDDLD; from the coding sequence GTGACCAGGATCGTGATCATGGGCGGGGGCCCGGCCGGCTACGAAGCCGCGCTCGTCGCGGCCCAGCACGGCGCCGACGTCACGATCGTCGAGCGCGACGGCCTGGGCGGTGCCTGTGTCCTCTACGACTGCGTCCCCTCGAAGACGTTCATCGCGAGTTCGGGCGCGCTGGCCAAGATGCACGACCTCGGCGAGCTCGGCATCAACACCGACCTGGCCGACACCAGCATCGACCTCCCGACCGTCCACGGCCGCGTGAAGGGTCTCGCGCTCGCCCAGTCCGCCGACATCCGCGCCCGCGTCCAGCGCGAAGGCGTCCGCGTCATCATCGGCGAAGCCCGCTTCAGCGACGACGAGCCCGGCCTCGCGACGCACAAGGTCGCCGTCACGACGTCCGAAGGCACCGAGACGCTGCCCGCCGACGTCGTCCTGATCGCGACCGGCGCGACCCCGCGCGTGCTGCCCGGTGCCGTGCCGGACGGCGAGCGCATCCTCGACTGGCGTCAGCTCTACGAGCTCGAGGAGCTGCCGGAGCACCTCGCCGTGATCGGCTCCGGTGTCACCGGCGCCGAGTTCGCGTCCGCCTACACCGAGATGGGCGTCAAGGTCACCGTCGTCTCCAGCCGCGACCGCGTCCTCCCGCACGAAGACGCCGACGCCGCCGCGGTGCTCGAAGAGGTCTTCTCCCAGCGCGGCACGACCGTCGCGAAGCAGGCGCGCGCCGACCGCGTCGAGCGCACCGAAAAGGGCGTCGAGATCTTCCTCGCCGACGGCCGCGTGATCGAAGCCAGCCACGCGCTGATGACCGTCGGGTCGGTCCCGAACACCAAGGACATCGGCCTCGACAAGGTCGGCATCTCGCCCGGCCCCGGCGGATTCATCACCGTCGACCGCGTTTCGCGCACCTCCGTTCCCGGGATCTACGCCGCCGGCGACTGCACCGGCGTGCTGATGCTGGCCTCGGTGGCGAGCATGCAGGGCCGCATCGCGATGTGGCACGCGCTGGGCGAGGGCGTCGCGCCGATCAAGCTCAAGACCGTCGCCGCCAACGTGTTCACCCACCCGGAGATCGCCACCGTCGGCATCAGCCAGCAGGCGATCGACTCCGGCGAGGTGCCCGCGCGCACCATCATGCTGCCCTTGGCCACCAACGCGCGCGCGAAGATGGAGGGCCTCCGCCGAGGCTTCGTGAAGCTGTTCTGCCGCCCCGCCACCGGCGTGGTCGTCGGTGGTGTCGTCGTGGCGCCGCAGGCGAGCGAGCTCATCCTTCCCATCGCGCTCGCCGTCCAGAACCAGCTCACAGTGGACCACCTGGCACTGACATTTTCGGTGTACCCGTCGCTCTCGGGCTCGATCACCGAGGCCGGACGCCAGCTCATGCGCCACGACGATCTCGACTGA
- a CDS encoding gamma-glutamylcyclotransferase — MPLYAAYGSNMEPAQMLERAPHSPMAGTGWLEGWRLTFGGEDLGWEGALATIVEDPGSRVFVVLYDVTPLDEAGLDRWEGGELGIHTKIRLRVQTMDGSALAWLYVLDAYEGGLPSARYLGVLADAAEAAGAPADYVEDLRTRPCTGITG; from the coding sequence GTGCCGTTGTATGCCGCGTACGGATCGAACATGGAGCCCGCCCAGATGCTGGAGCGCGCGCCGCACTCGCCGATGGCCGGCACCGGCTGGCTGGAGGGCTGGCGCCTGACCTTCGGCGGCGAGGACCTCGGCTGGGAAGGTGCCCTGGCGACGATCGTCGAGGACCCGGGTTCGCGGGTCTTCGTCGTCCTCTACGACGTGACGCCGCTGGACGAGGCGGGCCTGGACCGGTGGGAGGGCGGTGAACTGGGGATCCACACGAAGATCCGCCTGCGCGTCCAGACCATGGACGGCTCGGCGCTCGCGTGGCTCTACGTCTTGGACGCCTACGAGGGCGGGTTGCCTTCGGCCCGGTACCTCGGGGTCCTGGCGGACGCCGCCGAGGCGGCCGGCGCTCCGGCCGACTACGTCGAGGACCTCCGGACGCGTCCCTGCACCGGCATCACGGGCTGA
- a CDS encoding amidohydrolase: protein MTVLDSRPDVPGDPHGRIINPMEGSEALISEAGVSMAPVEDLGAGRGPFWLDDWLRANATDVLAWRRHIHAHPELSRHEFATTELVVTLLRAVGLKPWVLPAGTGVVCDIGSGERCVALRADMDALPLTEATGLPYSSTVEGAAHMCGHDAHTAILLGAARALAGAPELPGRVRLIFQPAEEVMPGGALDMIAAGALDGVERIYGLHVDPRLEVGRIGMRVGALTSAADLIELRLTSPGGHTSRPHLTADLVHALGTVITGLPALLSRRVDPRSGTVLVWGAVHAGQAANAVPQDGVLRGTLRTADHEVWTALEPLVASSVQSLLAPTGVGFSLDYRRGVPPVVSDPESTALMRAGAEAALGERAVASTEQSSGGEDFGWYLEHIQGAFARLGVWPGSPDPQSDIHRPTFVLDERALLCGVRTLVHTALTSLA from the coding sequence GTGACGGTGCTCGACTCACGACCGGACGTTCCAGGCGACCCCCATGGGCGCATCATCAACCCCATGGAGGGGTCCGAAGCGCTCATTTCCGAAGCCGGCGTAAGCATGGCTCCCGTGGAGGACCTTGGTGCGGGCCGCGGCCCGTTCTGGCTGGACGACTGGCTGCGCGCCAACGCGACCGACGTGCTCGCCTGGCGGCGGCACATCCACGCGCACCCGGAGCTGTCCCGGCACGAGTTCGCGACCACGGAACTGGTCGTCACGCTGCTGCGCGCCGTCGGGCTCAAGCCGTGGGTGCTGCCGGCCGGCACGGGCGTCGTCTGCGACATCGGCAGCGGCGAGCGGTGCGTGGCGCTGCGCGCGGACATGGACGCGCTGCCGCTCACCGAGGCGACCGGGCTGCCGTACTCCTCGACCGTCGAGGGCGCGGCCCACATGTGCGGCCACGACGCCCACACGGCGATCCTGCTCGGCGCGGCCCGCGCGCTGGCCGGCGCGCCCGAGCTGCCCGGCCGGGTGCGGCTGATCTTCCAGCCCGCCGAGGAGGTCATGCCCGGCGGCGCGCTGGACATGATCGCGGCGGGCGCGCTGGACGGCGTCGAGCGGATCTACGGCCTGCACGTCGACCCGCGCCTGGAGGTGGGCCGCATCGGGATGCGCGTGGGCGCGCTGACGTCGGCCGCGGACCTGATCGAGCTGCGGCTGACGTCGCCGGGCGGGCACACGTCCCGCCCGCACCTGACGGCCGACCTGGTCCACGCGCTGGGCACGGTGATCACCGGGCTGCCCGCGCTGCTGTCGCGGCGCGTCGACCCGCGCTCGGGAACGGTGCTGGTCTGGGGCGCGGTGCACGCGGGCCAGGCGGCGAACGCGGTCCCGCAGGACGGCGTCCTGCGCGGCACGCTGCGGACGGCGGACCACGAGGTCTGGACGGCGCTGGAGCCACTGGTGGCGTCGTCGGTGCAGTCCCTGCTGGCTCCGACGGGCGTCGGCTTCTCGCTGGACTACCGCCGCGGCGTCCCGCCGGTGGTGTCGGACCCGGAGTCGACGGCCCTGATGCGCGCGGGCGCGGAGGCGGCCCTTGGCGAGCGCGCGGTGGCCTCGACGGAGCAGTCCTCCGGCGGCGAGGACTTCGGCTGGTACCTGGAGCACATCCAGGGAGCCTTCGCCCGCCTGGGCGTGTGGCCGGGATCCCCGGACCCGCAGTCGGACATCCACCGCCCCACCTTCGTCCTGGACGAACGTGCTCTCCTCTGTGGAGTCCGGACCCTGGTCCACACCGCTCTGACGTCCCTCGCCTGA
- the meaB gene encoding methylmalonyl Co-A mutase-associated GTPase MeaB, which translates to MPRKIDVTAYAKGVLAGDRGTLSKAITLVESQREDHRALAQELLVELLPSAGGAQRVGITGVPGVGKSTFIDQLGTDLTAAGHRVAVLAVDPSSTRTGGSILGDKTRMARLAVDERAFIRPSPTSGTLGGVARATRETIVLMEAAGYDIVLVETVGVGQSEVTVANMVDCFLFLTLARTGDQLQGIKKGVLELADVIAVNKADGDHERDARRAARELSGALRMIYGPEASWTPPVLTCSGLHNLRLDEVWGAIEKHRDTLTASGELAARRRQQQVDWTWAMVREQLLSRLAAHPDVRTVVPDVERAVRDGELTATLGAQRILDAFSPPRGG; encoded by the coding sequence TTGCCGCGCAAGATCGACGTCACCGCCTACGCCAAGGGCGTCCTGGCGGGCGACCGCGGGACGCTGTCGAAGGCGATCACGCTGGTCGAGTCGCAGCGGGAGGACCACCGGGCGCTGGCCCAGGAGCTGCTGGTCGAGCTGCTGCCGTCGGCGGGCGGCGCCCAGCGCGTCGGCATCACCGGCGTGCCCGGTGTCGGCAAGTCGACATTCATCGATCAGCTGGGCACGGACCTGACCGCGGCGGGGCACCGCGTCGCCGTGCTGGCCGTCGACCCGTCGTCGACGCGCACCGGCGGGTCGATCCTCGGCGACAAGACCCGGATGGCGCGGCTGGCGGTCGACGAACGGGCGTTCATCCGGCCGTCGCCGACGTCCGGCACGCTCGGCGGCGTCGCGCGGGCGACCCGTGAGACGATCGTGCTGATGGAGGCCGCCGGCTACGACATCGTGCTGGTGGAGACGGTCGGCGTCGGGCAGTCCGAGGTGACCGTGGCGAACATGGTCGACTGCTTCCTGTTCCTCACCCTGGCCCGCACCGGCGACCAGCTCCAGGGCATCAAGAAGGGCGTGCTGGAGCTGGCCGACGTCATCGCGGTCAACAAGGCCGACGGCGACCACGAGCGGGACGCGCGGCGCGCCGCGCGGGAGCTGTCCGGCGCGCTGCGGATGATCTACGGGCCCGAGGCGTCGTGGACCCCGCCGGTGCTGACCTGCAGCGGCCTGCACAACCTGCGGCTCGACGAGGTCTGGGGTGCGATCGAGAAGCACCGCGACACGCTCACGGCGTCCGGCGAGCTGGCGGCGCGGCGGCGGCAGCAGCAGGTCGACTGGACGTGGGCGATGGTCCGCGAACAGCTGCTGAGTCGGCTGGCGGCGCATCCGGACGTGCGAACGGTCGTTCCCGACGTCGAACGGGCGGTGCGGGACGGTGAGCTGACGGCTACCCTCGGTGCTCAGCGGATCCTCGACGCGTTCAGTCCACCGCGCGGTGGCTGA
- the scpA gene encoding methylmalonyl-CoA mutase, with translation MTIPNFAGVELGTPATGDRGTWARAVENATGKGPDALAWETPEGIGVKPVYTAADLSDVDFLHTYPGIAPFLRGPYPTMYVNQPWTIRQYAGFSTAEESNAFYRRNLAAGQKGLSVAFDLATHRGYDSDHPRVSGDVGMAGVAIDSIYDMRQLFDGIPLDKMSVSMTMNGAVLPVLALYVVAAEEQGVKPEQLAGTIQNDILKEFMVRNTYIYPPQPSMRIISDIFAFTSQHMPKYNSISISGYHMQEAGATADLELAYTLADGVEYIRSGVDAGLSVDKFAPRLSFFWAIGMNFFMEVAKLRAARLLWAKLVKGFNPQSSKSLSLRTHSQTSGWSLTAQDVYNNVVRTCVEAMAATQGHTQSLHTNALDEALALPTDFSARIARNTQLLLQQESGTTRVIDPWGGSAFVEKLTYDLARKAWGHITEVEQAGGMAKAIDAGIPKLRIEEAAARTQARIDSGRQPVIGVNKYQVTDDIEIEVLKVDNAGVRAQQLEKLRRLRAERDPAATEDALRRLTEGAQNGGNLLELAIDAARAKATVGEISDALEKVWGRHSGQIRTISGVYREEVGKTQNVEKARALVEEFAAEEGRRPRILVAKMGQDGHDRGQKVIATGFADLGFDVDVGPLFSTPAEVARQAIEADVHVVGVSSLAAGHLSLVPALRHELAELGREDIMVVVGGVIPPQDYPALREAGAAAIFGPGTVLADAAIDLLGQLSARES, from the coding sequence ATGACCATCCCGAACTTCGCCGGCGTCGAACTCGGCACGCCCGCCACCGGCGACCGCGGCACGTGGGCGCGCGCGGTGGAGAACGCCACCGGCAAGGGCCCGGACGCGCTGGCCTGGGAGACGCCCGAGGGCATCGGCGTCAAGCCCGTCTACACCGCCGCCGACCTGTCCGATGTGGACTTCCTGCACACCTACCCCGGCATCGCGCCGTTCCTGCGCGGGCCGTACCCGACGATGTACGTCAACCAGCCGTGGACCATCCGCCAGTACGCCGGGTTCTCCACCGCCGAGGAGTCCAACGCCTTCTACCGGCGCAACCTCGCCGCCGGGCAGAAGGGGCTTTCGGTCGCCTTCGACCTGGCCACCCACCGCGGCTACGACTCCGATCACCCGCGCGTCTCCGGCGACGTCGGCATGGCGGGTGTCGCCATCGACTCGATCTACGACATGCGCCAGCTCTTCGACGGCATCCCGCTGGACAAGATGTCGGTGTCCATGACGATGAACGGCGCGGTGCTGCCGGTGCTCGCCCTCTACGTCGTCGCGGCCGAGGAGCAGGGGGTGAAGCCGGAGCAGCTCGCGGGGACCATCCAGAACGACATCCTCAAGGAGTTCATGGTCCGCAACACCTACATCTACCCGCCGCAGCCGTCGATGCGGATCATCTCCGACATCTTCGCCTTCACTTCGCAGCACATGCCGAAGTACAACTCGATCTCCATCTCCGGCTACCACATGCAGGAAGCCGGGGCGACCGCCGACCTGGAGCTGGCGTACACGCTCGCGGACGGCGTCGAGTACATCCGATCGGGTGTCGACGCCGGGCTGAGCGTCGACAAGTTCGCCCCGCGGCTGTCGTTCTTCTGGGCGATCGGCATGAACTTCTTCATGGAGGTCGCGAAGCTGCGCGCGGCGCGTCTCCTGTGGGCGAAGCTGGTGAAGGGCTTCAACCCGCAGTCGTCGAAGTCGCTTTCGCTGCGTACGCACTCCCAGACGTCGGGCTGGTCGCTGACCGCGCAGGACGTCTACAACAACGTCGTCCGCACCTGCGTCGAGGCGATGGCCGCCACTCAGGGGCACACGCAGTCGCTGCACACCAACGCCCTCGACGAGGCCCTCGCCCTCCCGACCGACTTCTCCGCGCGGATCGCCCGCAACACGCAGCTGCTGCTGCAGCAGGAATCAGGCACCACGCGCGTGATCGACCCGTGGGGCGGCAGCGCGTTCGTCGAGAAGCTGACCTACGACCTCGCGCGCAAGGCGTGGGGCCACATCACCGAAGTCGAGCAGGCCGGCGGCATGGCCAAGGCGATCGACGCGGGCATCCCCAAGCTGCGCATCGAGGAAGCCGCCGCGCGCACCCAGGCGCGCATCGACTCCGGCCGCCAGCCGGTCATCGGCGTCAACAAGTACCAGGTCACCGACGACATCGAGATCGAAGTGCTGAAGGTCGACAACGCCGGCGTCCGCGCCCAGCAGCTGGAAAAGCTGCGGCGGCTGCGCGCCGAGCGGGATCCGGCCGCGACCGAGGACGCCCTGCGGCGGCTCACCGAAGGCGCCCAGAACGGCGGCAACCTCCTGGAGCTGGCCATCGACGCGGCCCGCGCGAAGGCCACGGTCGGCGAGATCTCCGACGCGCTCGAGAAGGTCTGGGGCCGGCACTCCGGCCAGATTCGGACCATCTCGGGGGTGTACCGGGAAGAGGTGGGGAAGACGCAGAACGTCGAGAAGGCCCGTGCGCTGGTCGAGGAGTTCGCCGCGGAGGAGGGCCGGCGACCCCGGATCCTCGTCGCGAAGATGGGCCAGGACGGCCACGACCGCGGCCAGAAGGTGATCGCCACCGGCTTCGCCGACCTCGGCTTCGACGTCGACGTCGGCCCGCTGTTCTCCACCCCGGCCGAGGTCGCCCGCCAGGCGATCGAGGCGGACGTGCACGTCGTCGGCGTCTCGTCGCTGGCCGCCGGCCACCTGTCGCTGGTGCCGGCGCTGCGCCACGAGCTGGCCGAGCTGGGCCGCGAGGACATCATGGTGGTCGTCGGCGGCGTCATCCCGCCGCAGGACTACCCGGCGCTGCGCGAGGCCGGGGCGGCGGCCATCTTCGGACCCGGCACGGTGCTCGCGGACGCGGCCATCGACCTGCTCGGCCAGCTGTCGGCGCGGGAGTCCTGA
- a CDS encoding methylmalonyl-CoA mutase family protein translates to MTEVAGPESAPISELDLAAEFPQATREQWQELVAGVLRKSGKLPEDFQGAPESKLVTRTYDGIEIQPLYTAEDVPWDSGFPGVPPYVRGARAEGHVSTGWDVRARFAGDDARAVNKAILADLEGGVTSIWLAVPPASVADALNEVYLDLAPVVLDAGADYEEAASELLTLFDEREIPASEATAVLGADPIGLAARTGSAADLGPAAALAARVAGKYPKVRTVVADGLPFHEAGGSDAQELGALIAAGVAYLRALTDAGLDVEAAAAQLEFRLAATADQFSTIAKLRAARRLWARVAEVCGFSSPMRQHAVTSPAMLTRRDPWVNMLRTTVACFGAGVGDADAITVLPFDAAIGKPDAFSARIARNTHAVLLEESKLAGVVDPAGGSWYVEKLTDDLAHAAWAEFTAIEGAGGLVAELSSGALASRLAATWEKRAKRIATRRDPLTGVSEFPDLAEKPVVREPVESTMEGGLPRHRYAEGFEALRDASDAYLASHGSRPKIFLATLGPVAAHTARAGFAANLFQAGGIEAVNPGATDDLPGAFRASGARIACICGTDEAYSAQAADVAASLGAEYVLLAGKGEYDGIDENVFAGCDALEVLNGLHAKLGVAR, encoded by the coding sequence ATGACTGAAGTGGCCGGTCCGGAGTCAGCGCCGATCTCCGAACTCGACCTGGCGGCCGAGTTCCCGCAGGCGACGCGCGAGCAGTGGCAGGAGCTCGTCGCCGGTGTCCTGCGCAAGAGCGGCAAGCTGCCCGAAGACTTCCAGGGTGCCCCGGAGAGCAAGCTCGTCACGCGGACCTACGACGGCATCGAGATCCAGCCCCTGTACACGGCCGAAGACGTGCCGTGGGACAGCGGCTTCCCCGGCGTGCCGCCGTACGTGCGCGGCGCCCGGGCGGAAGGCCACGTCAGCACCGGCTGGGACGTCCGGGCCCGCTTCGCCGGCGACGACGCCCGCGCGGTCAACAAGGCGATCCTCGCCGACCTCGAAGGCGGCGTGACGTCGATCTGGCTGGCCGTCCCGCCCGCGTCGGTCGCCGACGCGCTCAACGAGGTCTACCTCGACCTGGCCCCGGTCGTCCTCGACGCGGGGGCCGACTACGAAGAAGCGGCTTCGGAACTGCTGACGCTGTTCGACGAGCGGGAGATCCCGGCGAGCGAGGCCACCGCCGTGCTCGGCGCCGACCCGATCGGGCTGGCGGCGCGCACCGGCTCGGCCGCCGACCTCGGACCGGCCGCCGCGCTCGCCGCGCGTGTCGCCGGGAAGTACCCGAAGGTGCGCACGGTCGTCGCCGACGGCCTGCCGTTCCACGAAGCCGGCGGGTCGGACGCGCAGGAGCTGGGCGCGCTGATCGCGGCCGGTGTCGCCTACCTGCGGGCGCTGACGGACGCGGGGCTCGACGTCGAGGCCGCGGCCGCCCAGCTGGAGTTCCGGCTCGCCGCGACCGCCGACCAGTTCTCCACCATCGCGAAGCTGCGCGCGGCCCGCCGGCTCTGGGCCCGGGTCGCCGAGGTCTGCGGGTTCTCCTCGCCGATGCGCCAGCACGCGGTGACGTCGCCCGCGATGCTGACCCGGCGCGACCCGTGGGTGAACATGCTGCGCACGACGGTCGCCTGCTTCGGCGCGGGTGTCGGCGACGCGGACGCGATCACGGTGCTGCCGTTCGACGCGGCGATCGGCAAGCCCGACGCGTTCTCGGCGCGGATCGCCCGCAACACCCACGCCGTGCTGCTGGAGGAGTCCAAGCTGGCCGGCGTGGTCGACCCGGCCGGCGGCTCCTGGTACGTCGAGAAGCTCACCGACGACCTCGCGCACGCCGCGTGGGCCGAGTTCACCGCCATCGAGGGCGCGGGTGGCCTGGTCGCCGAGCTTTCGTCCGGCGCGCTGGCGTCCCGGCTGGCCGCCACCTGGGAGAAGCGCGCGAAGCGGATCGCCACCCGGCGAGACCCGCTCACCGGCGTCAGCGAGTTCCCCGACCTGGCCGAGAAGCCGGTGGTCCGCGAGCCCGTCGAGTCCACTATGGAGGGCGGCCTGCCGCGGCACCGGTACGCCGAAGGCTTCGAAGCGCTGCGCGACGCTTCGGACGCGTACCTCGCTTCGCACGGCTCGCGGCCCAAGATCTTCCTCGCCACCCTCGGGCCGGTCGCCGCGCACACCGCGCGGGCCGGCTTCGCCGCGAACCTGTTCCAGGCCGGCGGCATCGAGGCCGTCAACCCGGGCGCGACCGACGACCTGCCCGGCGCCTTCCGCGCGAGCGGGGCGCGGATCGCCTGTATCTGCGGTACCGACGAGGCCTACTCCGCGCAGGCGGCCGACGTCGCCGCGTCCCTCGGCGCCGAGTACGTCCTGCTCGCGGGCAAGGGCGAGTACGACGGCATCGACGAGAACGTCTTCGCCGGGTGCGACGCCCTCGAAGTCCTCAACGGCCTGCACGCCAAGCTGGGAGTTGCGCGATGA